One genomic window of Nakamurella panacisegetis includes the following:
- a CDS encoding cell division protein PerM, translated as MFLADVDASASAPTAELTPSRLAVAGNAALKTALAALAGFVLCLGLALVVWAVTPSSGGTPVRLVQAGIAAFCGAAGMTLRIGHADLTLSPLMLTGVIVALLTAVVGRGRSSERNLRLEATFVGAATASFAITVTAVGVLGGGHAVNAVQIWRPALLAGVVLSVTMLVRGSAAREWLFDRLPPWAPTSLRVGSAGIFALFGGGAVTLIVGLVRTFSDSSTIQTLAAPGAAGGFGMFLLGLAYLPNAVVAATGYSTGVGFTVGSGTYTPFGSSPVELPAVSLLTAVPDSHTVGRTALLVLLVPVVAGLVIAFGSIRRLHSRSDRLFAVGAASLFAAVVAAAAAKMASGGVTGGEWSSSGSPPLLFGAAVGMVMGTVGATVVVLVPARTAAASLDLDEGDPVADDTADAAVSDGPDGSDSDENATEGEIEDDAEVTELESPEDLTNDGPVDGGTSREATTDRAPTDDATEMDTPDGDSDRDGSDPAPDPGPQAVDQEHDDIDPDATAAAPVAHPSDLAGRRARVAGVRDEDLIAAPDGDPDEALVTELRPRRRPGRAG; from the coding sequence ATGTTCCTCGCCGACGTCGATGCCTCCGCGTCTGCGCCCACTGCGGAACTCACGCCCTCGCGACTCGCAGTGGCGGGCAACGCGGCCCTGAAGACCGCCCTCGCCGCCCTCGCCGGATTCGTCCTCTGTCTGGGGCTGGCCCTGGTCGTGTGGGCGGTGACACCGAGTTCCGGTGGCACACCGGTCAGGCTGGTGCAGGCCGGCATCGCGGCCTTCTGCGGCGCCGCCGGCATGACGCTGCGCATCGGCCACGCCGATCTCACCCTGTCGCCGTTGATGCTCACCGGGGTGATCGTCGCGCTGCTGACCGCCGTGGTCGGTCGCGGGCGCTCCTCGGAGCGAAACCTCCGACTGGAGGCGACGTTCGTCGGCGCCGCGACCGCCAGTTTCGCGATCACCGTGACCGCAGTCGGCGTGCTGGGCGGCGGGCACGCCGTGAACGCCGTGCAGATCTGGCGCCCCGCTCTGCTGGCCGGGGTCGTGCTGTCCGTGACCATGCTGGTCAGGGGCTCCGCCGCGCGCGAATGGCTGTTCGACCGGCTGCCGCCCTGGGCCCCGACCTCGCTGCGGGTCGGGTCGGCCGGGATCTTCGCGCTCTTCGGCGGCGGTGCGGTCACGTTGATCGTCGGGCTGGTTCGCACCTTCTCCGATTCGAGCACCATCCAGACGTTGGCCGCCCCCGGCGCGGCCGGCGGTTTCGGCATGTTCCTGCTCGGCCTGGCCTATCTGCCGAACGCCGTCGTCGCCGCCACCGGGTACTCGACGGGGGTCGGGTTCACGGTGGGCAGCGGCACCTACACGCCGTTCGGGTCGTCGCCGGTGGAATTGCCGGCCGTGTCGTTGTTGACGGCGGTACCCGACTCCCACACGGTCGGACGGACCGCCCTGTTGGTGCTGCTGGTGCCGGTGGTCGCCGGCCTGGTGATCGCCTTCGGATCGATCCGAAGGCTGCACAGCCGCAGCGACCGGCTGTTCGCGGTCGGGGCGGCCAGCCTGTTCGCCGCGGTCGTAGCGGCCGCGGCCGCGAAGATGGCGTCGGGCGGCGTCACCGGCGGGGAGTGGTCGTCGTCCGGCTCACCCCCGCTGTTGTTCGGGGCCGCGGTCGGGATGGTCATGGGAACCGTCGGCGCGACCGTGGTGGTGCTGGTCCCGGCGCGGACCGCCGCCGCGTCGCTCGACCTCGACGAGGGCGACCCGGTTGCGGACGACACCGCCGATGCCGCCGTGTCCGACGGCCCGGATGGATCCGACAGCGACGAGAACGCGACCGAGGGGGAGATCGAGGACGACGCCGAGGTGACCGAACTCGAATCGCCCGAAGACCTGACGAATGACGGGCCGGTCGACGGCGGGACGTCGCGGGAGGCAACCACCGACCGAGCACCGACCGACGATGCCACCGAGATGGACACCCCGGACGGTGACAGCGACCGGGATGGGAGCGATCCGGCCCCCGACCCGGGCCCGCAGGCCGTCGACCAGGAGCACGACGACATCGACCCGGACGCCACGGCCGCAGCCCCGGTCGCCCACCCGAGCGACCTGGCCGGTCGGCGGGCCCGTGTGGCCGGCGTGCGCGACGAGGACCTGATCGCGGCCCCGGACGGCGATCCGGACGAGGCCCTGGTCACCGAACTGCGTCCCCGGCGCCGGCCCGGAAGGGCCGGCTGA
- the purN gene encoding phosphoribosylglycinamide formyltransferase — protein sequence MTEPSGLRVVVLISGGGSNLAALLAAPQPEQYPVHIVAVGADRHSATGLELARQAGVPTFVERVSDHPDRASWDRALTEVTAGFEPDLVVSAGFLKLVGPQFLARFPGRYINTHNTLLPAFPGMHGPADALAYGVKITGATLFVVDDGVDTGPILAQVAVPVLDDDSEETLTERIKQAERAQLVEQVSLMARHGWTIQGRRAFTS from the coding sequence GTGACGGAACCGTCCGGCCTGCGGGTGGTCGTGCTCATCTCCGGCGGCGGGTCCAATCTCGCCGCCCTGCTGGCCGCGCCCCAGCCCGAGCAGTACCCGGTGCACATCGTTGCCGTCGGCGCCGACCGACACAGTGCCACCGGTCTCGAACTGGCCCGTCAGGCCGGAGTTCCCACCTTCGTCGAACGGGTCAGCGATCACCCCGACCGGGCGAGCTGGGACCGTGCGCTGACCGAGGTCACGGCTGGCTTCGAACCCGATCTGGTGGTTTCCGCCGGCTTCCTGAAGCTGGTCGGGCCGCAGTTCCTGGCCCGCTTTCCGGGTCGGTACATCAACACCCACAACACGTTGCTGCCCGCCTTTCCGGGCATGCACGGACCGGCGGACGCGCTGGCCTACGGCGTCAAGATCACCGGCGCCACCCTGTTCGTGGTCGACGACGGAGTCGACACCGGGCCGATTCTGGCCCAGGTGGCGGTCCCGGTGCTCGACGACGACAGCGAGGAGACGCTCACCGAGCGGATCAAGCAGGCCGAACGGGCGCAGCTCGTCGAACAGGTTTCGCTGATGGCCAGACACGGCTGGACCATCCAAGGCAGAAGGGCTTTCACCTCATGA